In Cicer arietinum cultivar CDC Frontier isolate Library 1 chromosome 7, Cicar.CDCFrontier_v2.0, whole genome shotgun sequence, a single window of DNA contains:
- the LOC101511589 gene encoding ABA-responsive protein ABR18-like (The RefSeq protein has 2 frameshifts compared to this genomic sequence), which translates to MGVFTFEQETASTVPPAKLYKAMVKDADVIIPKAVDAIKTVETVEGNGGPGTIKKLTFVEGGQTLYVLHKIEAIDEANLGYNYSIVGGAGLSETVERYHFEAKLCEGPNGGSIGKVSVKYQTKGDAKPNEKEVQEGKAKGDALFKAIEGYVLANPNYN; encoded by the exons atggGTGTATTCACATTTGAGCAAGAAACCGCCTCTACTGTCCCTCCTGCCAAGCTTTACAAAGCTATGGTGAAAGATGCTGATGTCATCATTCCAAAGGCTGTTGATGCCATTAAGACTGTTGAAACTGTTGAGGGAAATGGTGGCCCTGGAACCATCAAGAAACTCACTTTCGTCGAGG GTGGACAAACCTTGTATGTGTTGCACAAAATAGAAGCAATTGATGAGGCAAATTTGGGATATAATTACAGCATAGTTGGGGGTGCAGGATTGTCAGAGACAGTGGAAA GATATCAT GAGGCAAAATTGTGTGAAGGCCCAAATGGAGGGTCCATTGGGAAGGTGAGTGTCAAATATCAAACCAAAGGAGATGCTAAGCCCAATGAAAAGGAGGTTCAAGAAGGAAAGGCAAAGGGTGATGCTCTTTTCAAGGCCATTGAGGGTTACGTTTTGGCCAATCCTAATTACAACTGA
- the LOC101512247 gene encoding large ribosomal subunit protein eL14: MPFKRYVEIGRVALVNYGKDYGKLVVIVDVIDQTRALVDAPDMERSPLNFKRLSLTDIKIDIKRVPKKKDLIKAMEAADVKNKWEKSSWGRKLIVRKTRASLNDFDRFKIMLAKIKRAAVVRQELAKLKKTAS; the protein is encoded by the exons ATG CCTTTCAAGAGGTACGTTGAGATTGGAAGAGTTGCTCTTGTCAACTACGGAAAAGACTATGGTAAACTCGTTGTTATCGTTGATGTCATCGACCAAACCAGA GCTCTTGTTGATGCTCCGGATATGGAGAGGTCTCCTTTGAATTTCAAGAGGCTCTCACTCACTGACATCAAGATTGATATTAAGAGGGTCCCAAAGAAGAAGGATCTCATCAAAGCCATGGAGGCTGCTG ATGTTAAGAACAAGTGGGAGAAGAGCTCATGGGGAAGAAAACTTATTGTGAGGAAGACTAGGGCATCCCTCAATGATTTTGATAGGTTCAAGATAATGTTGGCAAAGATCAAG AGGGCAGCCGTTGTTAGGCAAGAGCTTGCTAAGCTGAAGAAGACCGCATCTTAG
- the LOC101511270 gene encoding ABA-responsive protein ABR18-like yields MGVFTFEQETASTVPPAKLYKAMVKDADVIIPKAVDAIKTVETVEGNGGPGTIKKLTFVEGGQTLYVLHKIEAIDEANLGYNYSIVGGAGLSETVEKISFEAKLCEGPNGGSIGKVSVKYQTKGDAKPNEKEVQEGKAKGDALFKAIEGYVLANPNYN; encoded by the exons atggGTGTATTCACATTTGAGCAAGAAACCGCCTCTACTGTCCCTCCTGCCAAGCTTTACAAAGCTATGGTGAAAGATGCTGATGTCATCATTCCAAAGGCTGTTGATGCCATTAAGACTGTTGAAACCGTTGAGGGAAATGGTGGTCCTGGAACCATCAAGAAACTCACTTTCGTCGAGG GTGGACAAACCTTGTATGTGTTGCACAAAATAGAAGCAATTGATGAAGCAAATTTGGGATATAATTACAGCATAGTTGGGGGTGCAGGATTGTCAGAGACAGTGGAAAAGATATCATTTGAGGCAAAATTGTGTGAAGGCCCAAATGGAGGGTCCATTGGGAAGGTGAGCGTAAAATATCAAACCAAAGGAGATGCTAAGCCCAATGAGAAGGAGGTTCAAGAAGGAAAGGCAAAGGGTGATGCTCTTTTCAAGGCCATTGAGGGTTACGTTTTGGCCAATCCTAATTACAACTGA
- the LOC101510957 gene encoding uncharacterized protein: MSATGGAAIAGGNRNRNKHLGENRFYSPPPLRKHREKQEQQRSSLSRTSSENRPGSSSDCSISSRATSDISNLDRFLEYITPHVAAQYPPKTSSRRWKTKEAELLPYYVLDDLWESFKEWSAYGAGVPLVLNGNESVTQYYNVSLSAIQLYIDPSKPSTRLRKSSQESDSESPRETSSDSSSGYCHGSRNHPNVLDACHHALERVSLSKPLVGSSSEETESCNPPGQLIFQYFEHETPYNREPLADKISSLASQFPELKSYWSCDLSPASWVSLAWYPIYRIPTGPTLQSLSACFLTFHSLSTGLQSSNTEPLNIHYSRCRDLSSKLSLPIFGLAHHKFKVSIWDPDGVSESQKANSLSRAAENWLRLLRVNHPDYNYFMSHYTYLR; encoded by the exons ATGTCGGCCACCGGTGGCGCTGCCATCGCCGGCGGAAACCGCAACCGTAATAAACATCTCGGCGAAAATCGTTTCTACAGTCCACCACCGCTAAGGAAACACAGAGAAAAACAAGAACAACAAAGGTCTTCTCTTTCAAGAACTTCGTCGGAGAATAGACCCGGTTCTTCTTCCGATTGTTCGATTTCTTCCCGTGCTACATCTGATATCTCTAATTTAGATCGATTCTTGGAGTATATCACGCCACATGTTGCCGCACAATATCCTCCCAAG ACAAGTTCTAGGAGATGGAAAACTAAGGAGGCAGAATTACTTCCGTACTATGTACTTGATGACTTGTGGGAATCTTTTAAGGAATGGAGCGCATATGGTGCGGGTGTTCCTTTGGTGTTGAATGGCAATGAATCTGTGACACAATATTATAATGTCTCCTTGTCTGCCATTCAGCTTTATATCGATCCCTCAAAACCTTCCACACGGTTGAG GAAATCCAGTCAAGAAAGTGACTCTGAATCACCCAGAGAAACAAGCAGTGATAGTAGTAGTGGCTATTGTCATGGAAGTAGGAATCATCCTAATGTATTGGATGCATGCCATCATGCTTTGGAAAGGGTCTCACTAAGTAAACCTTTGGTGGGTTCATCAAGTGAAGAGACTGAGAGCTGCAACCCTCCTGGTCAACTTATATTTCAGTACTTTGAGCATGAGACGCCTTATAATCGTGAGCCATTAGCAGATAAG ATATCTAGTCTTGCAAGTCAATTTCCAGAGTTGAAGTCATACTGGAGCTGTGATCTTTCGCCTGCAAGTTGGGTTTCGCTGGCTTG GTATCCAATATATAGAATACCTACTGGTCCAACACTGCAGAGCCTGAGTGCCTGCTTCCTGACTTTCCATTCCCTGTCAACCGGTTTACAGA GTTCAAATACTGAGCCGCTAAATATTCATTATTCAAGATGTAGGGACTTGTCATCCAAGCTATCCTTACCTATCTTTGGGCTTGCTCATCACAAGTTCAAAGTTTCTATCTGGGATCCTGATGGAGTTTCTGAATCTCAAAAGGCCAATTCTCTGTCGCGAGCTGCTGAAAATTGGCTTAGGTTATTGCGAGTAAATCATCCTGATTACAATTATTTTATGTCCCATTATACATATTTGAGATAG
- the LOC101511916 gene encoding nodulin-13-like isoform X1 translates to MGVFSTESEFVSSISAETLFKAIAEDSIDIFPKALPSLFESAEIIEGDGGPGTIKKLNIIGGLGSVKNRVDAIDKANYVYNYSINEGIALSDQPLEKISFEYKLVPNPDGGCIVKSTIKYYTKGDAQLSQQYLDDGNERCNSFTKAVVDYLQQNPNYN, encoded by the exons ATGGGTGTTTTCAGTACAGAAAGTGAGTTTGTTTCCTCTATTTCTGCTGAAACATTATTCAAAGCCATTGCTGAAGATAGTATTGATATATTCCCCAAAGCTTTACCAAGCTTATTTGAGAGTGCTGAAATCATTGAAGGAGATGGAGGTCCTGGAACCATTAAAAAGCTTAATATTATCGGAG GTTTAGGGAGTGTGAAGAACCGGGTAGATGCGATTGACAAAGCAAACTATGTGTACAATTATAGTATAAATGAAGGTATTGCTTTGTCAGATCAACCTCTAGAGAAGATATCTTTTGAGTACAAATTGGTGCCAAATCCTGATGGAGGATGCATTGTGAAGTCAACAATCAAATATTATACCAAAGGTGATGCTCAACTTTCTCAACAATATTTGGATGATGGAAATGAGAGATGCAATAGTTTCACCAAGGCTGTTGTGGATTACCTTCAACAAAATCCTAATtacaactaa
- the LOC101511916 gene encoding nodulin-13-like isoform X2, with protein sequence MGVFSTESEFVSSISAETLFKAIAEDSIDIFPKALPSLFESAEIIEGDGGPGTIKKLNIIGGLGSVKNRVDAIDKANYVYNYSINEGIALSDQPLEKISFEYKLVPNPDGGCIVKSTIKYYTKESDA encoded by the exons ATGGGTGTTTTCAGTACAGAAAGTGAGTTTGTTTCCTCTATTTCTGCTGAAACATTATTCAAAGCCATTGCTGAAGATAGTATTGATATATTCCCCAAAGCTTTACCAAGCTTATTTGAGAGTGCTGAAATCATTGAAGGAGATGGAGGTCCTGGAACCATTAAAAAGCTTAATATTATCGGAG GTTTAGGGAGTGTGAAGAACCGGGTAGATGCGATTGACAAAGCAAACTATGTGTACAATTATAGTATAAATGAAGGTATTGCTTTGTCAGATCAACCTCTAGAGAAGATATCTTTTGAGTACAAATTGGTGCCAAATCCTGATGGAGGATGCATTGTGAAGTCAACAATCAAATATTATACCAAAG AAAGTGATGCATAA